One Ranitomeya variabilis isolate aRanVar5 chromosome 5, aRanVar5.hap1, whole genome shotgun sequence DNA window includes the following coding sequences:
- the RASSF8 gene encoding ras association domain-containing protein 8, with protein sequence MELKVWVDGVQRIVCGVTEATTCQEVVIALAQAIGRTGRYTLIEKWRDSERHLAPHENPVISLNKWGQYASDVQLILRRTGPSLSERPTSDTISHVPERNLYRQSLPPLAKLRPQNDKSLKRREPKRKSLTFTGGAKGLIDIFGKGKESEFKQKVLNNYKTTGEELKKLVHLQSDKLLTLEKQLDSSDAELRYWEQKYKSGLEDEIGKWEQKIKRNDVEIGEEEFWENEFQIEVENEKQLQEQLEEMTQRMRQCEGQLKDHLSKIQSIESGIEAERLQMVMQEAQINEEIVRGKIEKIKGELDNQGQESVRLENGAKAVERSLGQAAKRLLEREQELEQLTKELRQVNLQQFIQQTGTKVTVLPAEPSEAEFPQPEKEPAFQSGSLKRPVTSRQLPSNLRILQNALSSGFNPEGIYV encoded by the exons ATGGAACTCAAAGTGTGGGTGGACGGGGTCCAGAGGATCGTCTGCGGGGTGACGGAGGCGACCACGTGCCAGGAAGTTGTCATCGCCCTGGCACAGGCCATAG GTCGCACTGGGAGATACACCTTGATAGAAAAATGGAGAGATTCGGAGAGGCACCTGGCTCCCCATGAGAACCCGGTGATCTCCCTGAACAAGTGGGGGCAGTACGCGAGCGACGTGCAGCTCATCCTCAGGCGCACCGGGCCGTCTCTCAGTGAACGTCCTACATCTGACACCATCTCCCATGTGCCCGAGAGGAACCTGTACCGGCAGAGCCTTCCACCTCTGGCCAAGCTGAGGCCGCAGAACGATAAGTCATTAAAGAGGCGTGAACCAAAGAGGAAATCGTTGACTTTTACCGGCGGGGCCAAAGGACTTATCGACATTTTCGGTAAAGGCAAAGAGTCTGAATTTAAGCAAAAAGTGCTCAATAACTACAAGACAACGGGCGAGGAGCTGAAGAAGCTCGTCCACCTACAGTCCGACAAGCTCCTGACCCTGGAGAAGCAGCTGGACTCCAGCGACGCCGAGTTGCGATACTGGGAGCAGAAGTACAAGTCCGGCTTGGAGGATGAAATTGGGAAATGGGAGCAGAAGATCAAACGGAACGACGTGGAGATCGGTGAAGAGGAGTTCTGGGAGAACGAGTTCCAGATTGAGGTGGAAAATGAGAAACAACTCCAGGAACAACTTGAGGAGATGACCCAGCGCATGCGTCAGTGCGAGGGCCAGCTGAAGGACCACCTGAGCAAAATCCAGAGCATCGAGAGCGGCATCGAGGCCGAGAGGTTACAGATGGTCATGCAAGAAGCACAGATCAACGAGGAGATTGTCAGGGGGAAGATCGAAAAGATCAAAGGGGAGCTGGACAATCAAGGGCAGGAAAGTGTCCGGCTGGAGAATGGGGCCAAGGCTGTGGAGCGGTCACTGGGGCAAGCGGCAAAGAGGCTATTG GAGCGAGAGCAGGAACTCGAACAGCTGACCAAAGAACTCCGACAAGTGAATCTCCAGCAGTTTATCCAGCAGACTGGTACTAAGGTTACAGTACTGCCCGCAGAGCCCAGCGAAGCTGAATTCCCGCAGCCAGAAAAAG AGCCAGCATTCCAGTCAGGGTCTCTAAAACGGCCCGTGACTTCAAGACAGCTTCCAAGCAACTTACGGATCCTCCAGAACGCCTTGTCTTCAGGGTTCAACCCCGAGGGCATCTACGTATAA